The window GCCGCGTGCCGTCCAGGCTCACGGTGCCCTCGGTCGGCCGATGCAGCCCCACCAGGGTGCGCAGCAGCGTCGTCTTACCGGAACCGGACGCCCCGACCACCCCGAGGCTGCTCGCCGCGGCGAGGGCGAGATCGACCCCGTGCAACACGGGGGTACGGCGGCCACGGTGGGCGTACGCGGCGTGCAGGCCTGACACGGTGAGCGTGGGCGGGGGGCCGTCGGGCGCGGGGTGAGCCCCGGTCAGGTCCCCGACGTCGTCGGTGGGCCGGTCGACCAGTGCCGGGTCGCGCCGGGCCGTAGACGCCGCCCGAGCCCCGCTCAGGTCCACCACGTCGTCCGCGAGCCGTTCCACCAGCTCGGGGTCGTGGCAGGCCAGGGCGACGGCGAGGCGGTGGTTCTCGGCGAGGTGGCGGAGCAGGTCCGCGATCTCGTCGCGCAGCGCCGGGTCGAGGCCGGCGGTGGGTTCGTCCAGGAGCAGCACGGCGGGACGGCGGGCCAGCGCCCGGGCGAGCGCCACCCGGCGCTGCTGGCCGCCCGAGAGACCACCGATGCGCCGCTCCGCGAGGGCGCCGCCGGAGAGACCGGCGAGGCGTTGCTCCGAGGGGCTGCCGCCGGAGAGACCGGCGAGGCGTTGCTCCGAGGGGCTGCCGCCGGAGAGACCGGCGAGGCGTTGCTCCGAGGCGCCGCGGTCGCCCAACAGCCGGTCGAAGCGCGGCTCCACCGACCCGGCCTCGGTCGCAGGACGCACCTTCGCCGCCCCGCCCTCGACCGGCAGCCGCACCTCCGCCAGCAGCGCCCCGATCGCCTCCCTGCTCCGGTCCACGGCCACCTCGGCGAGCAGCCGCCGCACCTTCATCCGCGGGTTCAGCGCGGAGGCCGGGTCCTGGCCGACGTAGGCGAGGCGGTGGCGGCGCAGGGCGCGCAGTTCCGGGGCGGACAGGGTGAAGGGGTCCTGGCCGAGGACGGTGACGGTGCCGTCCGTGCGGTGGGCGCCGGGTGGCAGGGTGCCGGTGATGGCGCGCAGCAGGGTGGTCTTGCCGCAGCCGGAGGGTCCGGTCACGGCGGTGACTCGGCCGGGGCGGATCTCCAGGTCCGCGCCGTCCAGCAGGAGCCGCCCGTCGGGGGCGGACACGGTCAGGCCGGAGACCCGGACCGCCTGCTCACCGTCCGCGGCCTGACCCTCCGGATACCAGTCGGGCATGTGGTTCACAGTGCGGGTACCGCCTTCCGGCCGGTCGCGGGGACGAGGGCGGCGGCCGCCAGGTTGACGCTCATGGCGAGCAGCCCGATGCCGATGCTCGGCGCGAGCACGCCCCAGGGGTTGAGCAGGATGCCGCCCGAGTTCTCCCGGATCATCAACGCCCAGTCGGCGGCGGGCGGTTGGGGCCCGACCTGCAGGAAACCGGCGGTGGCGACCAGATATACGGCGGCCACGAACCGCAGCCCGAACAGCGCGAGCAGCGTCGCCCGCAGATTCGGCAGCACCTCCCGTACGACGAGGTAGCCGAGCCGTTCCCCGCCCACGGCCGCCGCCTCCACATACCCAGAGGCGGCCACCGGCGCGGCGGCGCCCGCGACCAGCCGGACGGCGTAGGGCACGCCGAGCACGACCGAGACGGTGACGACGGCGAGTCGTCCGCCGTCCGGCCAGGACAGGGTGACCAGCAGGATGCCGAGCACGGCCGGCAGCAGCATCAGCACATCGGCGGCGCGTTCGACGAACCGGCCGACAGCGGGCCGCAGCGCGCTCACCGCGCCGAGCAGCGCGGCCGTGACGGTGACGAGCAGCGCCACAAGCAGCGAGGTGACGACGAGTTCGCGCCCTCCGGCGAGCACCCGGCTCAGCACATCGCGCCCCAACTGGTCACCACCGAGCGGGGCATCGCCGCCCGGCTCCGCGTACGGCGCGGTCACCGGCGCGTCGATCGCCTCGGGCGCAAGCCACGGCCCAGCGAGCGCGAGCGCGGTGAGCAGCAGGGCGGGCAGCACGCGCAGCACGGTGCCTCGACGCGAACGCACGCCGAGCGGCGCCGACTTCAGAGTTACGGCGGTCATGTCCGGCCTCCCGAAGCCCACGCCCGTACAAGGTCCGCAAGCAGCAGCACCCCCGTGATCACCACACCCGTCACCGCCACCACCCCCGCGATGAGCGGACTGTCCCGATCAGCCACGGCGCCCGCCAACACGGCGCCGATACCCGGATAGTTGAAGATGGTCTCCACCACGACGGCACCCCCCAGCAGCATCCCGGTCGAGGTGGCGAGCCCCGCCGCGATCGTCGGCAGCGCCCCGGGCAGCAGATGGTGGGTGAAGATCCGGTGCCGGGGCAGCCCGTCCAGCACCGCGGTCTCGATGTGCGGCGCCTTGACCTCGTCGTCGAGCGCCGCCCGCACGATCCGGGTGTTCCAGCCGATCTGCGGGATGGCGAGGGCGAGCACGGGCAGGACGAGCATTTCCCAGGAGGCGGGGGAGCCGTCGGCGTCGGTGAGGGTGACGGCGGGCAGCCAGTCCGTCCACAGGGCGAAGACCAGCACCAGCGCCACCGCGACCACGAACTCGGGCAGCGCGAGCACTCCGGTGGCACTCGCCGACACCGAACGGTCCACCATCCCCCCGGGCTTGGCGGCGGCCCAGCAGCCGAGCGCGACGGAGGCCACCAGGGTGAGCAGCAGCGCAAGACCGCCGAGCAGCAGCGTGTTGGGGAACGGTCGGGAGAGCAGGTCGGCGACGGACTCGCCGCGGGCGGACGTACCGAGGTCCCCGGTCGGCAGCCCGGTCATCCACTCCCAGAACCGCTCCAGCACCGGCCGGTCCAGGCCCAGCAGCTGCCGCCGCTCGGCGATGTCGGCCGCGCTCTCCCCGCGTTCGGAGGTGGCGTTGGCCGCGTCACCGGGCAGCAACTCGACCGCGGCGAACACGAACGCCAGCAGCACCGCCAGCAACAGCGCCCGCCGCGCGAGCACCCCGGCGAGCCGGAGCGCGGCCCGCGCAACCGCCGGAACCGGCCGGGGACGCTTCAAAGAGTCCCCGGCCGGTTCGGGCCGTGTCGCCGGAATCAGCGAGCCAGCCATGCGCTCTCAAGCTGGACGCGTCCGTAACCGGGCAGCACGGGCAGGTCGCGCACGGCGGCACCGGCGAGGTCGATACCGTCGGCCATGCCCCACAGCAGGTAGCCGGACTCGTCGTACTCGATCTGCTGGAGCTCGCCCAGCACCTTCGCGCGCGCCGCCGCGTCCTTGGTCGCCATGGCCTTGCGGTACGTGTCGTCGAACTCGGTGTTCTTCCAGCCGGCCTCGTTCTGGCCGGAGTCGGACACCATCGTCTTGCTGGCGAAGAACACCACGGAGTCGTTGGTGCCCCAGTACGTGGTGTACAGGTCGCCCTTGAGCCAGGTCTTCTCCCAGAAGGTCGCCGACTCCTGCTTGACGACCTTCACCTTGACCCCGGCCTCGCGGACCTGGGAGGCGAACAGGGTGGCCGCCTCGGCGAGGCCCGGGATGTCCTCGGTGGTCAGCAGCTCGTACGTCTTCGACACATCGAACTTGGCCTCGGCGAGCAGTGACTTGGCCTTGGCGAGATCGCGGGTGCGCTGCGGGATGTCCTTGGCGAAGGCGGGGTCGCCGGTGCCGAGGATGTCGTTGGCGACGGTGCCGTAGCCGGACAGCACCTGCTTGACCATCGCCTCGCGGTCCACGGCCAGCCGCAGCGCCTCACGCACCTTCGCGTCCGCGAACGGACCGTCGGCGGTGCGCATCACGATCGGCATCGCCATGTCGTTGGGGCGCCGGACGATCTGGATGTCCTCGCGCTTCTCGGCCGTACGGGCCGCCACCGCGCCGACGTTGGAGGCGACGTCGATCTGCCCGGCGAGGAGCGCGTTGGCCATCGCCTGCGGGCTCTCGAAGATCTTCACCTCGATCGCGTCGAGGAGGACCTCCCCGCCGTACCAGTCCTCGTTGCGCACCAGGCGCGCGTTGCCGGAGCGGAACCAGTCCAGCTTGAACGGGCCGGTGCCGGGCGCCTTGTCCAGCTCCTTGTCCGAGGTGTCCTTCTTCAACACGAAGGTCGTCAGACGGGTCAGCAGCGGCAGTTCGGCATTGGCGTAGTCCGACACGAGTACGACGGTGTCGTCGCCCTCGGCCTTGATGTTCTCGGGCTTGATGCCGGGCAGGCGGGAGGCGCCGGCCGGGGTGTTGCGCAGCCGCTTCAGCGACCAGACGACATCCTCGGCGGTGACCGGGGAGCCGTCGTGGAACTTCGCACCCTTGGCGAGTGTGAACTTCCAGGTCTTGAGGTCGGCCGAGGGCTGCCAGCTCGCCGCGAGCCGCGGCTCGGTGTTGGGCTTGGTGCCCGGCACCGTGAGCGTGTCGTACACGAGCGAGATGATCAGGTAGTCGCTCTCGTTGGCCTGCGAGCCGTGCGGGTCGCGGGTGATGGCCGAGGCGCGGCCCAGGGCGCCGACCCGCAGGGTGCCGCCGCGCCGGGGCTTCTCGGAGCCCTTGGCGGGGGAGTTGGACGAGGTCTCGTCGTCGCCGCCGCATGCGGCGAGCAGCGCGGACGCCGCTATTCCGCCACCGGCCCACAGCACTTGGCGCCTGTTCAGGTTCACTTTCGACCTCGTTCCGCTGGAGTGATGCATTTTGCTTAGGTGTGCCTACCCTAAGAAGATCCTTAACGCAACCTGTGAGACGCGCTCGTTACCTCGCGCCGGGGGCGTCAACCCGGCGCACGGGTGCACGGATTGGCACGGAAGGCGTGGGTGGGGCCCAAAGGGAGCACTGGGGCCTAGTTAGGGTTGCCTTACCTAACTCGGATTGGTATACGTTTCAGGCCGCCGCTGCGCACAGCAGACTCACAGGCAGGCGTTCCGAGACCGCGCACCACGTCCCCCCGCACCCGCCTCCTCGAACGGACGACTCACCCATGCCCATGGGAGCCGCACCCCTGCGGCAGCTCGCCGCGCACGCCGTGGACGAGCTGACCGACGCCGCCCGGAAAATCCTTGCCGACCACGGTGGTTCGGCCGATCGGCCCGAACTCCTCAAAGACGTGGCCCAGGCCGCGAAGAATCTTGACGAAACGATTCACCACGCCTGTCGCCCCGTAGACACCGACGCCGGACTCTTCGTCCTTCGCGGACTTCCCGTCGACGACACCGAGATCGGCCCCACGCCCGCCAGTTGGGCCACCGCGGGCGACAGCGCCGCCGAATGGGACGTACGACTGCTGCTCCTCGCCACCCTGATGGGCCGGCCGATCGCCTGGGAGGGCCAGCAGGACGGCCGGTTCGTCCACAACATCGTGCCCTCGCCCGGCCATGAGCAGGCGCAGACCGGCGCCAGCAGCACGGTCCTGCTCAGCCCGCACACCGAGGACGCCTTCCACCCCGGCCGCGCCCATCTGCTGATGCTCGGCTGTCTGCGCAACCACGACGCCGTCGCCACCACCGCCGCGAGCATCCGCCAAGTCCGCCTGGACCCGGCCGATCTCGCACTGCTCTCGCGCCCGGTGCTCCCGATCCTCCCGGACGACGCCTACGCCGAGGCCCAGGGCTATTCCGGCCCGCCGCCGAGGATCCCCGCTCTGTGGGAGTCCGCCGACGGCCCCACCCTGCGCTACGACCCCGCCTACACCCCCCTCGACGAGGCGCCCGCCGACTACCGCGCCGCCTATGACCGCCTGACCGCCGAACTGGAGCGCGTCTCCGTCGCCGTCAGCCTGGACCCCGGTGACGTGCTGGTCGTCGACAACGACCTGGTCGTCCACGGCCGGGTCCCGTTCAAGGCCCGCTACGACGGCACCGACCGCTGGCTCAAGCGCGCCTCGGTCCGCGTCCCCGGCCGCCGCAGCCGCCCGCCGGCCGAGGCGGACGAGCACGGCTACGGGCAGGCCGCCCTCGTGGCCGACGTCTGATCACCCCGACCGTTCCCCCTACGAAGGGACCAGCAGTGACCGGCACACCCGCCGACGACAAGGCCCTGCGCATTCTGAGCACCAGCGACCTCGCGGGCATCGACATCACCCTCACCGACGTGGTCGACGTGGTCGAACAGGCCTACCGCACCCTCGCCGACGGCCAGTCCGCGAACCCGCGCAAACTCACCGTCAAGCCCGAGGACGGCCACTCCGTCTCCTACGCCATGCTCGGCCGGGACGGCGTCCGGGGCGTCGTCGCGGTCAAGACGTCGTACAAGCACGGCCTGGACAAGGGCCGTGACCAGCAGCACTACTATACGACCTTGAGCCTCTACGACGACACCACCGGACTGCCGGTCGCGCTGATGGACTGCGGGCGCGTCGGCTCGCTGCGCACCCCGGCCGTCTCCGCGCTGCTCGCCCGC of the Streptomyces sp. NBC_00287 genome contains:
- a CDS encoding ABC transporter ATP-binding protein, with amino-acid sequence MNHMPDWYPEGQAADGEQAVRVSGLTVSAPDGRLLLDGADLEIRPGRVTAVTGPSGCGKTTLLRAITGTLPPGAHRTDGTVTVLGQDPFTLSAPELRALRRHRLAYVGQDPASALNPRMKVRRLLAEVAVDRSREAIGALLAEVRLPVEGGAAKVRPATEAGSVEPRFDRLLGDRGASEQRLAGLSGGSPSEQRLAGLSGGSPSEQRLAGLSGGALAERRIGGLSGGQQRRVALARALARRPAVLLLDEPTAGLDPALRDEIADLLRHLAENHRLAVALACHDPELVERLADDVVDLSGARAASTARRDPALVDRPTDDVGDLTGAHPAPDGPPPTLTVSGLHAAYAHRGRRTPVLHGVDLALAAASSLGVVGASGSGKTTLLRTLVGLHRPTEGTVSLDGTRLRPSAHGRSREQRRRLQLVPQDPLGTLNPSRTIGATLRRPLLLHRRVSKAEAPERVLELLESVGLPAAFADRYPHELSGGQRQRASIARALAVDPDVLICDEVTSALDGDTAEAVMDLLADLRERRGLALVLVSHDLRLVADRTDNLLVLAEGHVVESGPTVRLFTEPSHPVTAALATGVVLGG
- a CDS encoding ABC transporter permease, with product MTAVTLKSAPLGVRSRRGTVLRVLPALLLTALALAGPWLAPEAIDAPVTAPYAEPGGDAPLGGDQLGRDVLSRVLAGGRELVVTSLLVALLVTVTAALLGAVSALRPAVGRFVERAADVLMLLPAVLGILLVTLSWPDGGRLAVVTVSVVLGVPYAVRLVAGAAAPVAASGYVEAAAVGGERLGYLVVREVLPNLRATLLALFGLRFVAAVYLVATAGFLQVGPQPPAADWALMIRENSGGILLNPWGVLAPSIGIGLLAMSVNLAAAALVPATGRKAVPAL
- a CDS encoding ABC transporter permease, which gives rise to MAGSLIPATRPEPAGDSLKRPRPVPAVARAALRLAGVLARRALLLAVLLAFVFAAVELLPGDAANATSERGESAADIAERRQLLGLDRPVLERFWEWMTGLPTGDLGTSARGESVADLLSRPFPNTLLLGGLALLLTLVASVALGCWAAAKPGGMVDRSVSASATGVLALPEFVVAVALVLVFALWTDWLPAVTLTDADGSPASWEMLVLPVLALAIPQIGWNTRIVRAALDDEVKAPHIETAVLDGLPRHRIFTHHLLPGALPTIAAGLATSTGMLLGGAVVVETIFNYPGIGAVLAGAVADRDSPLIAGVVAVTGVVITGVLLLADLVRAWASGGRT
- a CDS encoding ABC transporter substrate-binding protein, giving the protein MNLNRRQVLWAGGGIAASALLAACGGDDETSSNSPAKGSEKPRRGGTLRVGALGRASAITRDPHGSQANESDYLIISLVYDTLTVPGTKPNTEPRLAASWQPSADLKTWKFTLAKGAKFHDGSPVTAEDVVWSLKRLRNTPAGASRLPGIKPENIKAEGDDTVVLVSDYANAELPLLTRLTTFVLKKDTSDKELDKAPGTGPFKLDWFRSGNARLVRNEDWYGGEVLLDAIEVKIFESPQAMANALLAGQIDVASNVGAVAARTAEKREDIQIVRRPNDMAMPIVMRTADGPFADAKVREALRLAVDREAMVKQVLSGYGTVANDILGTGDPAFAKDIPQRTRDLAKAKSLLAEAKFDVSKTYELLTTEDIPGLAEAATLFASQVREAGVKVKVVKQESATFWEKTWLKGDLYTTYWGTNDSVVFFASKTMVSDSGQNEAGWKNTEFDDTYRKAMATKDAAARAKVLGELQQIEYDESGYLLWGMADGIDLAGAAVRDLPVLPGYGRVQLESAWLAR
- a CDS encoding TauD/TfdA family dioxygenase encodes the protein MPMGAAPLRQLAAHAVDELTDAARKILADHGGSADRPELLKDVAQAAKNLDETIHHACRPVDTDAGLFVLRGLPVDDTEIGPTPASWATAGDSAAEWDVRLLLLATLMGRPIAWEGQQDGRFVHNIVPSPGHEQAQTGASSTVLLSPHTEDAFHPGRAHLLMLGCLRNHDAVATTAASIRQVRLDPADLALLSRPVLPILPDDAYAEAQGYSGPPPRIPALWESADGPTLRYDPAYTPLDEAPADYRAAYDRLTAELERVSVAVSLDPGDVLVVDNDLVVHGRVPFKARYDGTDRWLKRASVRVPGRRSRPPAEADEHGYGQAALVADV